The nucleotide window TTTCAGGGCATTGTTCATTTTTTCGGGTGAGGTTACAAAGTGTTTTGCTGGGAAAACTACTATTCTATCCATCTGGCGATTGACACTGCCTCTTACATGGTCAATGAATGAAAGGCCATCCACTTCATCACCAAAAAGTTCCACTCTGATTGCTGTTTTTCCCTGGGCAGGGAAGATCTCCACAACATCTCCCCTTACCCTGAACTTTCCCCGGCTGAAATCAATATCATTCCGCTCGTACTGCATTTCAACCAGTTTCGAGATTATTTCTTCCCTTCCTATCTGCTGACCCATTTCCAGCTGGAGTACCAGGTTTCCGTAGTCTTCTGGTGCACCAATACCATAGATACAGGATACACTGGAGACCACGATTACATCATCCCGGCTAAGGAGAGATTGGGTGGTACTGTGCCGCATCATATCAATTTCTTCATTGATTGATGACTCTTTATCTATGTACGTATCGCTTTGGGGCACATAGGCCTCAGGCTGGTAGTAATCATAGTAACTGACAAAGTATTCCACTGCGTTGTTGGGGAACAGTTCTTTGAACTCCTCGTAGAGTTGAGCAGCCAGTGTTTTATTGTGAGATATTACCAGGGTAGGTTTTTGCACTTCTTTGATTACATTGGCCATGGTGAAAGTCTTACCAGAACCAGTAACTCCTAGAAGGGTCTGATGATTCATTCCCCTGTTTATTCCATCAGATAAAGATTTAATAGCCTTGGGCTGATCGCCTAATGCCTTATAATTTGATACAAGTTCAAATTTTCTCATTTATCAATCCTCTCATGTGAAAAACAAAATATTAATTAATCTCAAATCTAAAAATAGATTATATTATTTGCCATACATTATTATACTATCTTTTCCCAACAATGTTATATATAAGTCACTGATCAGCGAACTGTTCGTAAATCATAATTGTATAATATGAATATTTTTTAGTTACCATATTGTTTATTGAATCAAATTTTTTTAAGATTAAGAAGATTATTAAAGAGGATTTGTTTTGTCAGCTACAATTAGCAACCCCAATGATTTACCTGAAAAACCAGGTGTATATCTCCTGAAAGATGTTAATGATGAGATTTTGTACGTGGGAAAGGCAAAATCTCTTAAAAAAAGGGTTAAAAGTTACTTTAAAGAAGAACTGGAAGATCCCAAAACCCGGGTTTTAATGAGTCACTTCCACCATATGGATTATATGGTGACAGATACAGAAAAAGAAGCTCTTATTCTAGAATCTAACCTGATTAAGAAACATTTACCCCGTTACAACATACGCCTCAAGGATGATAAACGTTATCCCTATTTGCAGATAACCTCGGAGGACTATCCCCGTTTACTCATCACCCGTAATATCAGGGAGGATGGTTCTCATTACTACGGGCCATTTACCGATGTCACATCAGTCCGGAGTCTTTTAAAACTCCTAAAACCAGTATTCCAGCTCAGGGATTGTAAACGTATGGATGGGCCCTGCCTGAACTATCAGATTGATCTTTGCCCTGCACCCTGCAACGGGCAGGTTACCAAAGAAGACTATAATGAAAACGTGGAAAAGGTTAAATTATTCCTGGAGGGCCGGCAAAAAGAGGTTATGGACCTCCTCCAGAAAGAAATGGAACAGGCAGCAGGTACTCATAACTATGAAAAAGCAGGGGTTATACGGGATCAATTATTCTCTCTAGGGGAGGTTATGGAGAAACAGAAGATGGAATTCAACCGTAGCCTGGACCAGGATGTTATAGCATCATCTAATGATGGAGAAGTCGTAGTAGTGGTTGTTTTCAGGGTGATGAATGGCAAAATCATGGGAAAAGAGGACTTCCTAATGGAAGGAGCCCATGAAAACACATCCCAAGAAATTTTAGCAGCATTTATCAAACAGTACTATTCTGGCCCCCGCCAGGTACCTTCAGAAATTCTCCTACCAGTTATGATTGAGGATAAGGAACTTATTGAAAAATGGCTGTCTGACAAAATCATTGCCGATGATATTGGGGGTTTAGATAGCTCTCTTAGTCCTGGAGATTTAGATAACTCCCATAAATCTGGAGGTTTAGGTAACTCTCTTATCCCTAGAAGTTTAAATAACTCTCATAGTCCCGATCCTGAAATTAATGTTATTAATGGGAAAAACAGGAATGGTGAAAATAGGGTAGAAATGGATACAAATACGTCGATGAACAATGACATTCCAAATAGTGGTGATAATGATTTTGCAGTGTCATTAAGGGTGCCTGATGAAGGATTAGAGCACCGTCTGGTTCAAATGGTAACTAAAAATGCTAGTATAATTTTAAACCATCATAAACAGGCCAGGGGGGCATTGCTTGATCTGAAAACCTACCTTAAAATACCCAAAATTCCTCGACGCATAGAAGCCTTTGACATATCCAACCTTTCCGGGCAAATGGCTGTAGCCTCAATGGTAGTTTTTGAAGAGGGTAAACCATCAAAAACTAATTACAGAAAATATAAACTGGAAACACCAGGGCCTGATGATTATGGTATGATGAGAGAAGTGTTAACAAGACGATACGAAAAACTGGTAAGTAAGGATGAAAAACCACCAGATCTGGTAGTGGTTGATGGTGGTCGGGGTCAGTTAAATGTTGCCATTGATGTTTTAGATTCACTGGGTGTAAAAACAGGTATCATAGGTTTGGCCAAAGAGTTTGAACAAGTTTTCATACCTGAAGTTGCCATTCCACTCATATTACCCCCTAACTCTCCAGCATTACACATTTTGCAGCGGGTTCGTGATGAAGCCCATCGTTTTGCAGTAAAATATCATAAAAATCTCAGAGACAAAAATCTTAAAAGTTCTCCCCTGGATGAGATTCCGGGTATCGGTCCCAAACGTAAAATGAACCTGTTAAAGCATTTTGGTGATTTTGAATCTGTAAAAAATGCCAGTATTGATGAAATATCTGAAGTTAAAGGTATAAATAATAATTTGGCCATGGAAATACATGCTTATCTTCATAATGCCCGGAATTGAACATTTATAATGTGATTAACTAGTAAACCAATAATAAATCTTATATGGTTCAAATCAAAAGATAATGATAGATAATGATATACTGTATTTATCTGTGAATGGGGAATGGCATGTCTGAAGTTAAAATCCTGATTGTTGAAGATGAAAGTATTGTGGCCATGGATATCAAACACCGGGCTGAAGGTTTAGGGTATGAAGTTACCGCTATAACACCTTCTGGAGAGGAAGCATTGGAACACGTGGCCAGTAATCGGCCTGATTTGGTGCTGATGGACATTGTTCTCAAGGGTGAAATGGATGGTATTGAGGCAGCACAGAAGGTAAGGGATATCTATGACATTCCAGTGGTATATCTAACCGCTTATTCTGATGAAAGAACCTTAAAAAGAGCTAAAATCACAGAACCATTTGGTTACATAATCAAACCTTTTGAAGACAGGGAACTACACAGTGCAGTGGAAGTAGCCCTCTACAAACATCAAATGGAAAGTAAACTCAAAGAGAGCGAAAAATGGTTATCCACTACTTTGGAAAGTATTGGAGATGCAGTTATAGCCACTGATAAAAATGGCAAACTTAAATTCATGAACCCGGTGGCTAGTCAATTGACTGGTTGGAGCCATGCTGAAGCCATTGGACAACCATTAAATGATATATTTAAGATCATTCATGAGGAAACTGGTAAACCAGTTGATGATCCTGTGGTGAAGGTAGTTGAAAATGATGCCATAATTGATCTACCACCACAAGTACTTTTGATCAATAAAAAAGGCGAACAGATACCTATTGATGATAGCAGTGCTCCCATCAAGGATGAAAATGGTGGCATAATTGGTGTGGCCTTAGTCTTCCGTGATGTAACTCAGCGTCGAAGGGAAGCAAAGGAAAGAGAAGAATTATTGAAGGATAAAGCCAGGGGAGAACTTTCCAGTTTCATGGTCAGTGCCCTGCCAGTATTTGCATCTAACATCCCACCACAGATCAGGAATAACATTGCCCGTAGTTTTGCGGATCGATTTGAGAAGAACATGAAGCCCCTCTTTGTTGAGGAGATGGATACATGTCTTAACAGATGCAATGATTCTCAAACTGATCAGAAAATCTTGTTCCACTGTTATTTGTCCTGGATCAGTGAATTCATGTCTAATATGGGTATTGTCACTGACACTGACATTGAGAATAGAAAAAGTTATCTGAATTTCCATAACTGTCCCTGGACCAATGAAGAAAATGTTAGTCCAATTTTCTGCTTAATTTGCCGGGCCATTGTTATACGTAGCTTCACCTGGACATCTCTCCATGGACACGTGGAACAGAGCCAGTGCCTGCTTGATGATGATAATAAATGCTCCTTTGAATTTATAATTTCATGGAATAAATAGTATTTAACTTGAAAAAATCATATTATATTATTAATGGGGGTTTAATCTTTGGAACGAATCAAAACAGGAATAAATGGAATTGACCAGTTTACAGGTGGACTTCCCCGTGGGAAAACAATACTCATCACTGGAGATGCTGGTTCAGGTAAAACCATATTTGGTTTACAGTTTGCCCTTACCAGCTGTCAACAGAACAATAAAACGGTTTACATCACCACAGAAGAGGATTCAAAGGATCTTTTCACCCAGGGAGAAACATTCGGATGGGATATTCAATCTGCTACTGACAGTGGCCTTTTACGTTTCATTGAATTAGCTGGTATCCGGGCCAGGGTGACCGAGGCTGAGATCAGCATCGATGTAGGTGCCATGAAAGGTAATTTCTCTAAATTCTTAAAAGACCTGCCCGAAGACACCCAAACAGTAATAATTGACAATATTGGTAGTTATACTGCTAAACTCACCCCCTATGAATTCCGTGATCGTTTTGATCTGCTGGTCTATGAATTGAAAGAGCGTGACATAACCGCACTTATCATCCTGGATAGCGCAACCTCCAGAGAATTCAACGAAATTGCCTTATTCTCTGTTTATGGTGCCATAAAACTCATGAAACGAGAAAATCCTTACACTGGCCGCCGAGAGAGGGTGATGGATGTGGTTAAAATGAGGAGCACCAAAACACCCACTCAGTTTATGACTTATGAGATCAATGCTAATGGTATTGATATTGTCTCTGGAGTGGAAAACGGCAACCAAAAAAAATGAGATGACAATTAGTTAAATATTAATAAAAAGTTGTTAAAAAAGTTTTGAATATAATATTAGTATATGTAATTTGATATTAAAATTTTTCACAATTTAAGAATCTTTAGAATGTTTATTGTTTCCACCACCTAAATTAGAAATGGAGTCAAAGATACTTGGACTTTTACTAGAATTCTCTTCGCTATTACTATTATTATCTGATGAGGGTTGGGCTTGGTTTTCCCCTGTACTCTGCACTTGTTCACTTGAATTGTTTGTGGGATTCGAACTGGTTAATTTAATAATTGATACGACTAACATCAAAATCAAAACAATTATGATGAGTAAGATAAAGAGTTTTTTCATAAAATGCTCCTATTGTTTATTATTTAATTATTTTTTTGTATCTTATTGATATAATATTAATTTTCGCTATTATTAAAGAATTTCTATAAACTTTTTTGATTTTAATGTTATTATGTTGTGTTATTTTTTGTTTGGTGAGTTTATATTAAGTTTGTGATAGTCATATTTATTGGGTTCACAATGATATAATAGAATCGTTTGATTATTATTCTTGAATAAGAAGTATGCGCATGTGCAGTGGTGGAGTGATATGTTGTTGAGATTGAACTTTTTGATTGACTGGGGGATTTTTCGTCAATCATTGGTAAATGTATAATAATCGAACAGAACGTGGTGGCATGCCTAATAATGATGGGATCGTCTTGATTAAGCGGTTGGTTTTTCGGTATATGACCCTTCAAAATACTGAAGTTTTATATAGTAGTTAGGACCATATTTGTACTTAAGGAGATGTGTTTTTATGGGTGTTCGTGGTCCTAAAACTGGTTTTGTGGATGTAGCTTGTCCTAACAAGAGCTGTGCAGATTATGGGAAAACTGAAAACGGTAATATTGTGGGTAATGGAACTTACCAGACAAAAAATGGTCCTGTTCACAAATTTATTTGTCGAACATGCTCTAAAAGTTTCACTTCACATTCAAACACAATATTACACGATTTAAGAACAAATGAAGAAACAGTTTTTTTGGCTTTGAAAATGATTTTAAAAGGCATGAGTTTACGGGGAACAGCAGAAGTTTTAGGTGTTAAACTGGATACTGTGCGCAGATGGCTGCGCATAGCTTCTGAACACAGTGAAGAAATAAACAAAGTCCTTATGAAAGATATAAAAGTTGATAAAGTGGAGTTAGATGAGTTATGGACTTTTGTTAAAAAAAAACAGTTCCGAAAATGGAGCATGAATCAGAAGACGAAAGATGGATCTGGCTAAGCTTCGCACCCGAACACAGGCTAATCTTAGCAGCCTACGCAGGCGCCATGACTCAAGATGCGGCTGATGAGATTGTTAAACAAACCTGTGATCGAATAAACGAAGAACAATTACCTTTATTTGTCACAGACGGAAGAAAATACTACGCACAAGCACTATTGGACAGATACAGCTATACAAAGGAGTTTCCACGGACAGGTAAACAAGGACGTCCACGAAAACCGAAACAAATACCGTTACGGAAGTTAAAATATGCCCAAGTAGTGAAGGAGCGAGAAGGAGGAAACGTGGTTAATATTGAAAAACGCATTAT belongs to uncultured Methanobacterium sp. and includes:
- the uvrC gene encoding excinuclease ABC subunit UvrC; translated protein: MSATISNPNDLPEKPGVYLLKDVNDEILYVGKAKSLKKRVKSYFKEELEDPKTRVLMSHFHHMDYMVTDTEKEALILESNLIKKHLPRYNIRLKDDKRYPYLQITSEDYPRLLITRNIREDGSHYYGPFTDVTSVRSLLKLLKPVFQLRDCKRMDGPCLNYQIDLCPAPCNGQVTKEDYNENVEKVKLFLEGRQKEVMDLLQKEMEQAAGTHNYEKAGVIRDQLFSLGEVMEKQKMEFNRSLDQDVIASSNDGEVVVVVVFRVMNGKIMGKEDFLMEGAHENTSQEILAAFIKQYYSGPRQVPSEILLPVMIEDKELIEKWLSDKIIADDIGGLDSSLSPGDLDNSHKSGGLGNSLIPRSLNNSHSPDPEINVINGKNRNGENRVEMDTNTSMNNDIPNSGDNDFAVSLRVPDEGLEHRLVQMVTKNASIILNHHKQARGALLDLKTYLKIPKIPRRIEAFDISNLSGQMAVASMVVFEEGKPSKTNYRKYKLETPGPDDYGMMREVLTRRYEKLVSKDEKPPDLVVVDGGRGQLNVAIDVLDSLGVKTGIIGLAKEFEQVFIPEVAIPLILPPNSPALHILQRVRDEAHRFAVKYHKNLRDKNLKSSPLDEIPGIGPKRKMNLLKHFGDFESVKNASIDEISEVKGINNNLAMEIHAYLHNARN
- a CDS encoding methanogen output domain 1-containing protein: MSEVKILIVEDESIVAMDIKHRAEGLGYEVTAITPSGEEALEHVASNRPDLVLMDIVLKGEMDGIEAAQKVRDIYDIPVVYLTAYSDERTLKRAKITEPFGYIIKPFEDRELHSAVEVALYKHQMESKLKESEKWLSTTLESIGDAVIATDKNGKLKFMNPVASQLTGWSHAEAIGQPLNDIFKIIHEETGKPVDDPVVKVVENDAIIDLPPQVLLINKKGEQIPIDDSSAPIKDENGGIIGVALVFRDVTQRRREAKEREELLKDKARGELSSFMVSALPVFASNIPPQIRNNIARSFADRFEKNMKPLFVEEMDTCLNRCNDSQTDQKILFHCYLSWISEFMSNMGIVTDTDIENRKSYLNFHNCPWTNEENVSPIFCLICRAIVIRSFTWTSLHGHVEQSQCLLDDDNKCSFEFIISWNK
- a CDS encoding ATPase domain-containing protein; this encodes MERIKTGINGIDQFTGGLPRGKTILITGDAGSGKTIFGLQFALTSCQQNNKTVYITTEEDSKDLFTQGETFGWDIQSATDSGLLRFIELAGIRARVTEAEISIDVGAMKGNFSKFLKDLPEDTQTVIIDNIGSYTAKLTPYEFRDRFDLLVYELKERDITALIILDSATSREFNEIALFSVYGAIKLMKRENPYTGRRERVMDVVKMRSTKTPTQFMTYEINANGIDIVSGVENGNQKK
- a CDS encoding helix-turn-helix domain-containing protein, which encodes MGVRGPKTGFVDVACPNKSCADYGKTENGNIVGNGTYQTKNGPVHKFICRTCSKSFTSHSNTILHDLRTNEETVFLALKMILKGMSLRGTAEVLGVKLDTVRRWLRIASEHSEEINKVLMKDIKVDKVELDELWTFVKKKQFRKWSMNQKTKDGSG